The Gemmatimonadota bacterium genome contains the following window.
ATAATGGGGCAGACCGCGAACTGCCCCGCCCGCAGTACGATTGGTAAACCACCTTCGGGTGCTTGAGAGGGTTTCGCCCTTGCCTACCCCGACCCGGGACGAGTTCCGCTCCCAGTTTCCGGATATAGGTTCGGATGTACTGACGGACGACGACCTCGACAGGCTGATCGCCGAGGCCGTACAGATTCACAACGTCCGCAAGCTGGCGACGCTATACGTGATCGCGCACCTGTATGAGCTCGATCGCCAAGCATCCGCCGGCCAGGTTACGAAGGGTGAGGTCAAGAGCGAGGGCGTGGGGCCGATACGGGTCTCCTACGTCACGCAGGCCCAGGACGGGCCCGAGTCGTTCTTCACGTCGACCAGGTACGGCCAGCGGTTCCTGGCGCTGGAGCGACGCACGCCGCCCCTGGTAATAACCGCCAGGGTGTTCTAGCTACGATGGAGGCGGGCTATGCCTGTAACGGGTGGACGCAGGCTGCAGCGGAGCTTGAGGAGAGCCCTGACGGCGATCGGCGTGGACGAGATCGAAATCGGGTTCTTCTCCACGGCCAAGTACCCCGACGGGACGCCCGTGGCCGCGGTGGCCGCCAAGAACGAGTTCGGCACCAGGACG
Protein-coding sequences here:
- a CDS encoding DUF4054 domain-containing protein, which encodes MPTPTRDEFRSQFPDIGSDVLTDDDLDRLIAEAVQIHNVRKLATLYVIAHLYELDRQASAGQVTKGEVKSEGVGPIRVSYVTQAQDGPESFFTSTRYGQRFLALERRTPPLVITARVF